The Glycine soja cultivar W05 chromosome 15, ASM419377v2, whole genome shotgun sequence region caCTTTCTTCATCCTTTTGATAATACTAACCAAACACTTTCATCCCACAAATCACTCaacatgttttctttttgttaaaacttattaaacattacaaaaatttatgaatttggtaacttattaaatcatttttcctcatcatttcttaattttcaataaattttgatcaataataataaaatatgtgttAAAAGAAATGCGTAGTTAATATTTCTTAAACTTTAATAATCATACACgttagttttaaataattttatattatcatttaatcataaatacataaaatttaaaataattatcatcaaaattaataaatttattatatagtagaattaaatgataatataaaattattttatatgtcactaacttttagattttattatttatatgtagctcttttaattcttattttaatttattagtctTTTCTAAGTAAtaagtataatatttaatacatgTTTGAGAAAGCTTATTTTGAATCATATTTTGaatcataagttaaaattaaatttctgttaattaatttataaatattttcgtatcttttaaaaaattatataagagaatttttaaactaattttaatttatacaaaatttatttcatttttattttttaaaagtatttttgaagAAACATACTCATACATGcctttaatttttcaatggaaAATGTTTGACAagtttttaaggataaaaaaaatattttttattttcttttattattgaaGTAAGTCTAGTTtgatattatgaattttttaagttttgatgagtttattttatataaataatttatcattaaagtttgttaagaaaaaaagataaattaatatattctaaCATATTTAAGATGGGTATCTTAAATTTTGTTATGGGAGATGTCCTAAGAGACTTTCACTTTACAAAAATTGTATCAGAGCACGTGCTTGTCCCGACAAACTAACTTATCTTTAGGAGGAATACGACAAGTAAAGCCATACATGGAGTGTGTACTCTGTGGCCAGCAAGGTATGATAAGGATCCGGTAGAAATTACAAGACTCAGTAATTAgtaattgtgacttttgaaagcaCACTAGCCACCTTTTTTAGaatcaataatttaaatatagtttGAAAGCAAACTAGCCACCTTTGTATATAGTATTTAAATATAGTGATGTAGTAttgataaagaaataaaaactagTTGTTTTACGAGTTGCATATGTTTTTTCATATTTCTATATTCTCATGTAATGGGTGagaattttatattcttataaaaatatttaaaatatttttttcattcaacttcttttattatttaatattttttaaattaaaaaaaattaaaaacattctcagatttaaaagtatatattgCAATTTGTTACaatgagaaaaattaatttcagtAAAACCGATCAATGAGTAGAGGAAGTAAATAGGGTCATGAGTTTAGCTAAAATAACAGTCATTTTAGAGTATagggaataattttaaaaattatatttaaaagataaacttTTTACTTTATAGAGTgtctttaattgaaatttagtataaaaaaaaaattataattaaaaatagaatttcaattaattaaaagatatttttagaatattttccttaaattaacttctaaacttttttattttattttatttttacggtGTCTCTCTTCCCCTagtatctataaaaaaaacttttatgctTTGATTCCTCAGTCCATGCCTTTtggttttacaaaaaatatctattatattaaataagtttaaGTTTAGATAAGGAAATTTACTTGTAAACATTTATGATACTGGTGTAACTGTGTGAGTGCAGTTTTATTGCCCAATTGATTTCAtagcattattttattttttaaataaaaaaaacctaataTTACCACTTGATCATGATTTTATAGTCAGAACTTACAAATTTTAATGTAGATTATGTTCAAATTGAAAACTTAATTTCTAActcttttttttggtaaaaaaagcaaactgtttttttaattaactggAGAGCACTAATCATATCAAGCAGCAAAGGAGGGACCTTATTAATAGAAGGTCCAACAACTAAATCCTTAATTAAGTATATAACAAACACACATAGGAGGGAGGCTATGAATACCAGTTAGTCGTAAAGGTTCGGAGTGAGCCATTGTTGCAAAGAAGTCAGCATGCACTGTTTTGAAGACATAATTCAACCTAAGGAGACAGTTTCTGTTAAAGAAACTCTGAATCAGATGCACAAGTTTGCTATAAGGATGATAGGATGGGCATcctttggaaataaaaaaaaatagaaatgataAGGTTGCAGGAGTCAAGTCAGCAAACAGCATTTCTTCTTTGGTAATCATGTGATGAATTTCTTTGTTACAAACAATTCAAGTGTTcacttaaaaatgttttaataatcGAAAAGAAACAGTAAACTTTAAGGCATATGACCAAAGCTAGCTAGGCCACGACAATGCGTCCCCACCACCATTCCAATCACTGAACTCTGATCAGCAGCATCTAATAATATTATCTTGCTTTTCTAAAAGACATGACTGATTCAAAAGAACTGACACTATTATATGAGAAGCGTTCTCTTTTCATGGAATGAGTATTTTCAGCTGTTGAAGTTGAACCATACAGATATCTGCTGCTAGAATATTGACATGGAGAACAACCCTAGTTCATCCAGAGTGGAAAGAAAAATCATTGAGAGGAATAGAAGAAATCAAATGAAAGCTCTCTTCCGCGAACTCAACTCACTTGTGCCTCATCAAAGTTCAAAGGTTTTCCCCTCTTTTACTCTACACACCTTCTCTTAGctgcttatatattttatacaagTAAAGCTATATACATGTATATGCAGTAAGAGTAAGAGTAGTGATATTTTGACACTCAATATTACAAACACTTCACCAAAACCTCTTAATTCTCTCTATATATCTTTCTATTTCTGTTGCACCATATCATCAATCTTATCCATCACttatatttctcttatttttctatcTCTTCGATCTCATGGTGTCTACATCTTGAGGtgtccaaatattatttttttcatgtaataAATACTAAATAGTAATAATTGGACGAGACCCTGCTTATTACACATTCAAAGAATGCAAATAACTCAATGATATTTCTCATTTCCCTCTATCTTTTTTTCTAGTCATATCATATGGCCAACATATCAAtcacttatttattatttctttacaTACCTCTCTCTAGGTGTCTCTACACCTCTTGAGTGTTCAAGAATCTTTTTCCTAGTTTGACAGATGATTATTCTTTCGTTTGAATCTGTTGTAGGAGGCCATTTCACTGCCGGATCAGCTAGAAGAAGCCACAAACTACATAAAGAAATTACAGATTAATCTGGAGAAAATGAAGGACAAGAAGAACATGCTACTAGGAATTGAAAGGCCAAATGTGAGAATGAATAATGGTGGAAGGACCGTGCGGTTAAATTCTCCACGGATTGAGATCCAACAAATGGGTTCAGCCTTAGAGGTTGTTCTAATAACTGGGTTCGATTGTCAGTTTATGTTCAGTGAAACCATTCGTGTTCTTCATGAAGAAGGAGTAGATGTTGTTAACGCCAGTTATAAAGTTATTGAAGGTGCAGTTTTCCATTCAATACACTGTCAGGTGAGCTATAAATCCAACCACTATTTGATCTTTCATTTGTATATATGTAACtagagaaattattatatgattaaGGAGTACTATGCTTCCCATCAATTTTTATGACATATGTTATTAactctttttataaattaagaatCCTATGCAGCAGAAAAAAATGACCGGAATTA contains the following coding sequences:
- the LOC114386593 gene encoding transcription factor bHLH162-like, whose amino-acid sequence is MENNPSSSRVERKIIERNRRNQMKALFRELNSLVPHQSSKEAISLPDQLEEATNYIKKLQINLEKMKDKKNMLLGIERPNVRMNNGGRTVRLNSPRIEIQQMGSALEVVLITGFDCQFMFSETIRVLHEEGVDVVNASYKVIEGAVFHSIHCQDRESANGAARISERLKNFIYDSSYSAF